In Juglans microcarpa x Juglans regia isolate MS1-56 chromosome 8D, Jm3101_v1.0, whole genome shotgun sequence, the following are encoded in one genomic region:
- the LOC121243073 gene encoding E3 ubiquitin-protein ligase RNF12-A-like: MASQAVASESSGVSLQMMAREVNGWGNLEIRYVTSRREHVRTPNGGYILIDDNYYHTIPSLFIRVPPQVLSSPVWHRAYLNSRLSSRLNFDNAPVRVTVAENISSFALQHQAASRFNGYLMTVELNFFHEIFHEERPSNPITYLSEIGSFWEAAVNDDDGDLSPNGGASRSAIIRLMEKGSFVASKSDQELGTCSICLEEFASSNGAKDQLLRMDCSHVYHRACILPWLQKSKTCPTCRRQVD, encoded by the coding sequence ATGGCTTCCCAAGCAGTGGCTTCCGAATCCTCTGGTGTATCTCTGCAAATGATGGCAAGAGAGGTGAACGGCTGGGGCAACCTCGAGATTCGCTACGTCACTAGTCGCCGAGAACACGTGCGGACCCCCAACGGCGGCTACATCCTAATCGACGATAACTACTACCATACGATACCTTCGCTTTTCATCCGAGTTCCTCCCCAGGTGCTCTCAAGCCCGGTATGGCACCGAGCCTACCTTAACTCCAGGCTCTCTTCACGGCTTAACTTCGACAACGCTCCAGTCCGCGTGACCGTGGCGGAGAATATCTCGTCATTCGCGTTGCAGCATCAGGCGGCCTCCCGGTTCAATGGGTATTTGATGACGGTCGAGTTGAATTTCTTCCACGAGATATTTCACGAGGAGAGACCCTCTAATCCTATAACGTACTTGAGCGAAATAGGTTCGTTTTGGGAAGCCGCcgttaatgatgatgatggggatTTGTCACCCAATGGAGGCGCATCTAGAAGTGCGATCATCAGATTGATGGAGAAGGGGAGCTTTGTTGCGAGCAAGAGCGATCAGGAGTTGGGAACGTGCAGCATATGTTTGGAGGAGTTTGCATCTTCGAATGGGGCAAAAGATCAGCTTCTTCGCATGGATTGCTCACATGTTTATCATCGTGCTTGTATATTGCCCTGGCTGCAGAAGTCGAAAACATGTCCAACATGCCGTCGCCAAGTGGATTGA